One window of the Chloroflexota bacterium genome contains the following:
- a CDS encoding response regulator transcription factor yields MAEIDNSIRVILADDHAVVRKGIREFLEIGGWVTVVAEASDGLEAMRLIREHRPDVAVLDIQMPGQSGVEVTRAIRAERLPVGVLILTAFDDPPYVKAVLQAGANGYVLKTADAGEIVQAVQAVHEGQSVLDPAIARKLMSQLSEPGTSRLATNVEALTERELEVLRLAARGHTNKAIGVELSISDRTVQGHLAKIYAKLGAASRTEAVMRAVTLGWIPPAIGEPGPE; encoded by the coding sequence ATGGCTGAAATAGACAACTCCATCCGTGTCATCCTTGCCGACGATCACGCCGTTGTTCGCAAAGGCATCCGCGAGTTTCTTGAAATAGGGGGCTGGGTCACCGTCGTCGCCGAGGCCTCAGACGGATTGGAGGCGATGCGCCTCATCCGTGAACATCGCCCCGACGTCGCCGTGCTGGATATTCAAATGCCAGGGCAATCAGGCGTCGAAGTGACTCGCGCTATTCGCGCCGAGCGCCTGCCGGTCGGGGTGCTTATCCTCACCGCCTTCGACGATCCGCCTTACGTGAAAGCCGTCCTGCAAGCCGGGGCCAATGGCTATGTGCTTAAAACCGCCGACGCCGGCGAGATCGTACAGGCAGTGCAGGCTGTTCATGAAGGCCAATCGGTGCTTGATCCGGCGATTGCGCGCAAACTCATGTCTCAACTCTCGGAGCCGGGTACATCTCGGCTAGCTACAAACGTCGAGGCATTGACTGAGCGCGAACTGGAAGTGCTGCGCCTTGCCGCCAGGGGCCACACCAACAAGGCCATCGGCGTAGAATTATCAATCAGCGACCGGACGGTGCAGGGCCATCTTGCCAAAATCTATGCCAAGTTGGGCGCGGCCAGCCGCACCGAAGCCGTGATGCGCGCCGTCACGCTGGGCTGGATTCCGCCCGCCATCGGCGAACCCGGCCCAGAATAA
- a CDS encoding copper-translocating P-type ATPase: protein MTSIAKSLSLPVQGMTCASCVSHVEGALKELPGVSNVVVNLGTNKAGLTYDPAHVTLADMARAIDDVGYRVPTAELTLDVRGMTCASCVSHVEEALKELDGVTDAVVNLGLNTARVTYVPGVVSVSAMKRAVREVGYEAQERSGGADALDRERQAREEEIKRQGRNLLIAGVIGLIVMIGTFYDMLGPFKAFVPIWLSYKWIIGLLTTPIVFGPGRQFFTNSWKGLRHGVTDMNLLYATGIGAAYGIAVINTLFPNAGFGGEGATFFESAALLTAFIILGRWLEALTRGRTSEAIRKLMKLQPKIARVIRDGREEEIPADEVEIDDLILVRPGESIPVDGAVIEGYSAVDESMLTGESLPVEKKAGDNVIGGTLNKTGAFKFAATRVGKDTALAQIIKLVEDAQASKAPIQKLADWVAGHFILGVHVLAVAVFVFWFFFGYQMFFDPNSAFILSPYKLGEIGVFGFSLLLSVTVLVISCPCAVGLATPSAMMAGTGKAAEHGVLFKGAEAIENASKLRTIVFDKTGTLTKGEPSVTDVTENPNSQFPNPNEVLRLAAIAEKNSEHPLGEAIVRGAETRGLALVEAESFNSIPGHGVEAKVEGRVVLLGNRKLMREHKIDFALMMAEAERLEGEGKTVMFVAIDGQPAGLIAVADTLKEHSAEAVKRLHKLGIETAMITGDNRRTAEAIARQVGIDRVLAEVLPQDKAEEVKKLQSAGKKVAMVGDGVNDAPALAQADVGMAIGSGTDVAKETGDVILIKDDIRDVVVALEVAKATMRKVKQNLFWAFIYNVLGIPLGAGLFYPFVALIISPELAGLLMAISSVTVTLNTLLLKGFKPSIRRHDKPRPSVGGLKTQLAPATASGD, encoded by the coding sequence ATGACCAGCATTGCTAAATCTCTCAGCTTGCCCGTTCAGGGCATGACCTGCGCTTCGTGCGTATCGCACGTCGAAGGCGCGCTCAAAGAACTACCCGGTGTGTCGAACGTCGTCGTCAATCTCGGAACCAACAAAGCCGGCCTGACTTACGACCCGGCCCATGTGACACTGGCCGACATGGCCCGCGCTATTGACGATGTGGGCTACCGCGTGCCCACTGCCGAACTCACCCTGGACGTGCGCGGCATGACCTGTGCTTCGTGCGTCTCGCATGTCGAAGAAGCACTCAAGGAACTCGACGGCGTAACGGACGCCGTTGTCAATCTTGGGCTGAACACGGCCCGCGTGACTTACGTCCCCGGCGTGGTGAGTGTCAGCGCCATGAAACGCGCCGTGCGCGAAGTTGGTTACGAGGCGCAGGAGCGCAGTGGAGGCGCAGACGCCCTCGACCGCGAGCGGCAGGCGCGCGAGGAAGAAATCAAGCGGCAGGGGCGCAACTTGCTGATCGCCGGAGTCATTGGGCTGATTGTCATGATTGGCACGTTCTACGACATGCTCGGCCCGTTCAAAGCCTTCGTCCCGATATGGCTCTCGTACAAGTGGATCATCGGCCTGCTCACCACGCCCATCGTCTTCGGGCCGGGGCGGCAGTTCTTCACCAATTCGTGGAAGGGCCTCAGACACGGCGTCACCGACATGAACCTGCTCTACGCCACCGGTATCGGCGCGGCCTACGGCATTGCCGTCATCAACACCCTGTTTCCGAATGCCGGCTTCGGCGGCGAAGGCGCGACCTTCTTCGAGAGCGCAGCCTTGCTCACCGCCTTCATCATCCTGGGGCGCTGGCTCGAAGCTCTGACTCGCGGGCGCACCTCGGAAGCCATCCGTAAACTGATGAAGCTTCAGCCCAAGATTGCCCGCGTGATTCGGGATGGCAGAGAAGAAGAAATTCCCGCCGACGAAGTTGAGATTGACGACCTGATTCTGGTCCGCCCCGGCGAAAGCATCCCGGTGGACGGCGCGGTAATTGAAGGCTACTCGGCGGTGGACGAGTCCATGCTGACCGGTGAGAGCCTGCCGGTTGAGAAGAAGGCGGGGGACAACGTCATCGGCGGCACCTTGAACAAGACCGGTGCGTTCAAATTCGCCGCCACCCGCGTGGGCAAAGACACGGCCCTGGCGCAGATCATCAAACTTGTCGAAGACGCCCAGGCCAGCAAAGCGCCGATTCAAAAATTGGCCGACTGGGTGGCCGGGCACTTCATCCTCGGCGTCCACGTGTTGGCCGTCGCCGTATTCGTGTTTTGGTTCTTCTTCGGCTACCAGATGTTCTTCGACCCGAACAGCGCCTTCATTCTTTCACCCTACAAGTTGGGCGAGATCGGGGTGTTCGGCTTCTCGCTCCTGCTCTCGGTGACGGTGCTGGTCATCTCCTGCCCGTGCGCGGTGGGGTTGGCCACGCCGAGCGCGATGATGGCCGGGACGGGCAAGGCCGCCGAGCACGGGGTGCTGTTCAAAGGCGCGGAAGCGATTGAGAACGCCAGCAAGTTGCGGACGATTGTCTTCGACAAGACGGGGACGCTGACGAAGGGGGAGCCGTCGGTGACGGATGTCACCGAAAATCCCAACTCCCAATTCCCAAATCCCAACGAAGTGTTGCGGCTGGCGGCGATTGCCGAGAAGAACAGCGAGCATCCGCTGGGCGAAGCGATTGTGCGCGGGGCGGAAACGCGCGGCTTGGCTCTCGTGGAGGCCGAGTCTTTTAACTCCATCCCCGGCCACGGTGTGGAAGCCAAAGTTGAAGGGCGCGTCGTGTTGTTGGGCAATCGCAAACTCATGCGTGAGCATAAGATAGACTTCGCCTTGATGATGGCCGAGGCTGAGCGGCTGGAAGGCGAGGGCAAGACGGTGATGTTTGTGGCTATAGACGGCCAGCCCGCCGGATTGATCGCCGTGGCCGACACGCTGAAGGAACACTCGGCGGAGGCTGTCAAGCGTCTGCATAAACTCGGCATTGAAACGGCGATGATCACCGGCGACAACCGCCGCACCGCCGAAGCCATTGCCCGGCAGGTCGGAATTGACCGGGTGCTGGCCGAAGTGCTGCCACAGGACAAAGCCGAAGAAGTGAAAAAACTTCAGAGCGCGGGTAAGAAAGTGGCGATGGTGGGCGATGGCGTCAACGACGCCCCGGCGCTGGCGCAGGCCGACGTGGGCATGGCGATTGGGTCAGGCACGGACGTGGCGAAAGAGACGGGCGATGTCATCCTCATCAAAGACGACATCCGCGATGTGGTGGTGGCACTCGAAGTCGCCAAGGCCACCATGCGCAAGGTCAAGCAAAATCTGTTTTGGGCCTTCATCTATAACGTGCTGGGCATCCCGCTCGGCGCGGGGCTGTTCTACCCCTTCGTTGCACTGATCATCAGTCCAGAACTGGCGGGGTTGCTGATGGCGATCAGTTCGGTAACGGTCACGCTTAATACATTACTCCTCAAAGGCTTCAAACCTTCAATTCGGCGTCATGATAAACCGCGGCCCAGCGTGGGCGGCCTGAAGACACAACTGGCTCCGGCGACCGCCAGCGGCGATTGA
- a CDS encoding YHS domain-containing protein, with the protein MAKDPVCGMEVDEKKAAGKSEYNGQAYYFCSPGCKKSFDKEPEKYVGKKEEHAGHQH; encoded by the coding sequence ATGGCAAAAGACCCGGTCTGCGGCATGGAAGTGGATGAGAAGAAGGCGGCGGGCAAATCGGAATACAACGGGCAGGCGTATTACTTCTGCTCGCCCGGCTGCAAAAAATCGTTTGACAAAGAGCCGGAGAAGTATGTCGGCAAGAAAGAAGAACACGCCGGCCACCAGCATTAG
- the lgt gene encoding prolipoprotein diacylglyceryl transferase, producing MITISIDPILFSIGHFMVRWYSVIVLTAILTGVWLAAREAGRKGFNKNDIYDGALWVVIGGLLGARLFHVLDHWPHEYALNPVRALYIWEGGLAIWGGVVGGLIAATILAWQRGWQLPRLLDAVAPGLVLAQAIGRVACIITGDAMGKPTTGPLGFAYTSPNAMVPQLGVYYTPMPLYEIVVNLGIFALLWQLRKKNWPDGLLFLVYLAIYSVERFLLAFTSSYQIIAFGLTQSQIVALVALAAALPLIAWRLTGISRSGVAPAK from the coding sequence ATGATTACTATTAGTATTGATCCGATCCTCTTCAGCATCGGCCACTTCATGGTGCGCTGGTACAGCGTCATCGTTCTCACCGCCATCCTCACCGGCGTGTGGCTGGCGGCGCGCGAGGCCGGGCGCAAAGGCTTCAACAAAAATGACATCTACGACGGCGCGTTGTGGGTGGTTATCGGCGGTTTGCTCGGCGCGCGGCTCTTTCACGTGCTCGATCACTGGCCGCACGAGTATGCGCTGAATCCCGTGCGCGCCCTGTACATCTGGGAAGGTGGGCTGGCGATCTGGGGTGGGGTGGTCGGCGGGCTGATCGCGGCCACGATCCTCGCGTGGCAGCGTGGCTGGCAATTGCCGCGCTTGCTCGACGCAGTGGCCCCCGGCCTCGTCCTCGCGCAAGCTATCGGGCGTGTGGCCTGCATCATCACCGGTGACGCGATGGGCAAGCCCACCACCGGCCCGCTTGGATTCGCCTATACCAGCCCCAATGCGATGGTGCCACAGTTGGGCGTGTACTACACTCCCATGCCCCTATACGAGATTGTCGTCAACTTGGGCATATTCGCATTGCTTTGGCAACTCCGCAAAAAGAACTGGCCTGATGGTCTGCTGTTCCTTGTCTATCTCGCTATTTACAGCGTGGAGCGATTCTTGCTGGCCTTCACCAGTTCGTATCAAATCATCGCCTTCGGGCTGACGCAGTCACAAATTGTCGCCCTCGTCGCCCTCGCCGCCGCCCTACCGCTGATCGCCTGGAGGCTGACCGGGATAAGCCGCTCCGGGGTCGCTCCGGCAAAGTAA
- a CDS encoding zinc ribbon domain-containing protein: MSKGLQWTLGLSAVLIALTLIASTVLSFFFPQAGWGGMGPGHMYGGGTMMGGLGMMSLFGIGMLLGPLLFVGLIVLGVVWLVRSAGTPSAPQPPAASTFCIHCGKPLQAGWKACPYCGEKV; the protein is encoded by the coding sequence ATGAGCAAAGGATTGCAATGGACTCTCGGCCTTAGCGCCGTCTTAATCGCCCTCACCCTTATCGCTTCGACCGTCCTGTCGTTCTTCTTCCCGCAGGCCGGTTGGGGCGGGATGGGGCCTGGGCACATGTATGGAGGTGGAACTATGATGGGTGGACTCGGAATGATGTCGCTGTTCGGCATCGGGATGCTGTTGGGACCGCTGTTGTTCGTCGGGCTGATCGTGCTCGGCGTGGTCTGGCTGGTGAGGAGCGCGGGGACGCCAAGCGCGCCTCAACCGCCCGCCGCCAGCACATTTTGTATCCACTGCGGCAAGCCGCTTCAGGCCGGTTGGAAGGCTTGCCCGTACTGCGGCGAAAAGGTTTGA
- a CDS encoding response regulator: MAQTILVVDDEPQIVKVLRGYLEQARFRVVTANDGQLALTQYKHEKPDLRAKAVDGPPFHPAQSPAHRATPRQSNRQRHPPYARERGDRSGVH, translated from the coding sequence ATGGCCCAAACAATCCTCGTCGTGGATGACGAACCGCAAATCGTGAAGGTCCTGCGCGGCTATCTGGAACAGGCCAGGTTCCGTGTTGTGACGGCCAACGACGGCCAATTAGCGCTCACGCAATACAAGCACGAGAAGCCTGACCTCCGTGCCAAGGCGGTCGATGGGCCTCCGTTCCATCCTGCTCAATCCCCAGCGCATCGCGCAACTCCTCGGCAATCTAATCGGCAACGCCATCCGCCATACGCCCGAGAGCGGGGCGATAGGTCCGGCGTTCACTGA
- a CDS encoding cupredoxin domain-containing protein → MTPDKIFVTLGGIAAIALIVWFFWLVKKAGVKAALTSGGYQEAMILVKGGYTPDVIVVEKGKPVRLNFVRAESASCSEMVLIPDFKKSAKLPEGETVPVEFIPDKAGEFEFQCQMGMLRGKLIVE, encoded by the coding sequence ATGACCCCGGATAAAATCTTCGTCACCCTCGGCGGCATCGCCGCCATCGCCCTCATCGTCTGGTTCTTCTGGTTGGTGAAGAAGGCCGGCGTGAAAGCGGCGTTGACCAGTGGCGGTTATCAAGAAGCGATGATATTGGTCAAAGGCGGTTACACGCCCGATGTCATCGTCGTCGAAAAAGGCAAGCCGGTGCGCTTGAACTTCGTCCGCGCCGAGTCGGCCTCGTGTTCGGAGATGGTGCTCATTCCCGACTTCAAGAAGAGCGCCAAGTTGCCTGAAGGCGAAACCGTGCCGGTGGAGTTCATCCCCGATAAGGCCGGTGAGTTCGAGTTCCAATGCCAGATGGGGATGCTGCGCGGAAAGTTGATTGTGGAATAA